A single Pan paniscus chromosome 21, NHGRI_mPanPan1-v2.0_pri, whole genome shotgun sequence DNA region contains:
- the ADAM33 gene encoding disintegrin and metalloproteinase domain-containing protein 33 isoform X32, producing MGWRPRRARGTPLLLLLLLLLLWPVPSAGVLQGHIPGQPVTPHWVLDGQPWRAVSLEEPVSKPDMGLVALEAEGQELLLELEKNQLLAPGYIETHYSPDGQPVVLAPNHTDHCHYQGRVRGFPDSWVVLCTCSGMSGLITLSRNASYYLRPWPPRGSKDFSTHKIFRMEQLLTWKGACGHRDPGNKAGMTSLPGGPQSRDRREALRTRKYLELYIVADHTLFLTRHRNLNHTKQRLLEVANYVDQLLRTLDIQVVLAGLEVWTERDRSRVTQDANATLWAFLQWRRGLWAQRPHDSAQLLTGRAFQGATVGLAPVEGMCRAESSGGVSTDHSELPIGAAATMAHEIGHSLGLSHDPDGCCVEAAAESGGCVMAAATGHPFPRVFSACSRRQLRAFFRKGGGACLSNAPDPGLPVPPALCGNGFVEAGEECDCGSGQECRDLCCFAHNCSLRPGAQCAHGDCCVHCLLKPAGALCRQAMGDCDLPEFCTGTSSHCPPDVYLLDGSPCARGSGYCWDGACPTLEQQCQQLWGPGSHPAPEACFQVVNSAGDAHGNCGQDSEGHFLPCAGRDALCGKLQCQGGKPSLLTPHMVPVDSTVHLDGHKVTCRGALALPSAQLDLLGLGLVEPGTQCGPRMVCNSNHNCHCAPGWAPPFCDKPGFGGSMDSGPVQAENHDTFLLAMLLSVLLPLLPGAGLAWCCYRLPGAHLQRCSWGCRRDPACSGPKDGPHRDHPLGGIHPMELGPTATGQPWPLDPENSHEPSSHPEKPLPAVSPDPQADQVQMPRSCLW from the exons ATGGGCTGGAGGCCCCGGAGAGCTCGGGGGACCccgttgctgctgctgctactactgcTGCTGCTCTGGCCAGTGCCAAGCGCCGGGGTGCTTCAAG GACATATCCCTGGGCAGCCAGTCACCCCGCACTGGGTCCTGGATGGACAACCCTGGCGCGCCGTCAGCCTGGAGGAGCCG GTCTCGAAGCCAGACATGGGGCTGGTGGCCCTGGAGGCTGAAGGCCAGGAGCTCCTGCTTGAGCTGGAGAAGAACCA GCTGCTGGCCCCAGGATACATAGAAACCCACTACAGCCCAGATGGGCAGCCAGTGGTGCTGGCCCCCAACCACACG GATCATTGCCACTACCAAGGGCGAGTAAGGGGCTTCCCCGACTCCTGGGTAGTCCTCTGCACCTGCTCTGGGATGAG TGGCCTGATCACCCTCAGCAGGAATGCCAGCTATTATCTGCGTCCCTGGCCACCCCGGGGCTCCAAGGACTTCTCAACCCACAAGATCTTTCGGATGGAGCAGCTGCTCACCTGGAAAGGAGCCTGTGGCCACAGGGATCCTGGGAACAAAGCGGGCATGACCAGCCTTCCTGGTGGTCCCCAGAGCAGG GACAGGCGAGAAGCGCTCAGGACCCGGAAGTACCTGGAACTGTACATTGTGGCAGACCACACCCTG TTCTTGACTCGGCACCGAAACTTGAACCACACCAAACAGCGTCTCCTGGAAGTCGCCAACTACGTGGACCAG CTTCTCAGGACTCTGGACATTCAGGTGGTGCTGGCCGGCCTGGAAGTGTGGACCGAGCGGGACCGCAGCCGCGTCACGCAGGACGCCAACGCCACGCTCTGGGCCTTCCTGCAGTGGCGCCGGGGGCTGTGGGCGCAGCGGCCCCACGACTCCGCGCAGCTGCTCAC GGGCCGCGCCTTCCAGGGCGCCACAGTGGGCCTGGCGCCCGTCGAGGGCATGTGCCGCGCCGAGAGCTCGGGAGGCGTGAGCACG GACCACTCGGAGCTCCCCATTGGCGCCGCAGCCACCATGGCCCATGAGATCGGCCACAGCCTCGGCCTCAGCCACGACCCCGACGGCTGCTGCGTGGAGGCTGCGGCCGAGTCCGGAGGCTGCGTCATGGCTGCGGCCACCGG GCACCCGTTTCCGCGCGTGTTCAGCGCCTGCAGCCGCCGCCAGCTGCGCGCCTTCTTCCGCAAGGGGGGCGGCGCTTGCCTCTCCAATGCCCCGGACCCCGGACTCCCGGTGCCGCCGGCGCTCTGCGGGAACGGCTTCGTGGAAGCGGGCGAGGAGTGTGACTGCGGCTCTGGCCAG GAGTGCCGCGACCTCTGCTGCTTTGCTCACAACTGCTCGCTGCGCCCGGGGGCCCAGTGCGCCCACGGAGACTGCTGCGTGCACTGCCTG CTGAAGCCGGCTGGAGCGCTGTGCCGCCAGGCCATGGGTGACTGTGACCTCCCTGAGTTTTGCACGGGCACCTCCTCCCACTGTCCCCCAGACGTTTACCTACTGGACGGCTCACCCTGTGCCAGGGGCAGTGGCTACTGCTGGGATGGCGCATGTCCCACGCTGGAGCAGCAGTGCCAGCAGCTCTGGGGGCCTG GCTCCCATCCAGCTCCCGAGGCCTGTTTCCAGGTGGTGAACTCTGCGGGAGATGCTCATGGAAACTGCGGCCAGGACAGCGAGGGCCACTTCCTGCCCTGTGCAGGGAG GGATGCCCTGTGTGGGAAGCTGCAGTGCCAGGGTGGAAAGCCCAGCCTGCTCACACCGCACATGGTGCCAGTGGACTCTACCGTTCACCTAGATGGCCACAAAGTGACCTGTCGGGGAGCCTTGGCACTCCCCAGTGCCCAGCTGGACCTGCTTGGCCTGGGCCTGGTAGAGCCAGGCACCCAGTGTGGACCTAGAATG GTTTGCAATAGCAACCATAactgccactgtgctccaggctgggctcCACCCTTCTGTGACAAGCCAGGCTTTGGTGGCAGCATGGACAGTGGCCCTGTGCAGGCTGAAA ACCATGACACCTTCCTGCTGGCCATGCTCCTCAGCGTCCTGCTGCCTCTGCTCCCAGGGGCCGGCCTGGCCTGGTGTTGCTACCGACTCCCAGGAGCCCATCTGCAGCGatgcagctggggctgcaggaggGACCCTGCGTGCAGTGG CCCCAAAGATGGCCCACACAGGGACCACCCCCTGGGCGGCATTCACCCCATGGAGTTGGGCCCCACAGCCACTGGACAGCCCTGGCCCCTGG ACCCTGAGAACTCTCATGAGCCCAGCAGCCACCCTGAGAAGCCTCTGCCAGCAGTCTCGCCTGACCCCCAAG CAGATCAAGTCCAGATGCCAAGATCCTGCCTCTGGTGA
- the ADAM33 gene encoding disintegrin and metalloproteinase domain-containing protein 33 isoform X22, producing MGWRPRRARGTPLLLLLLLLLLWPVPSAGVLQGHIPGQPVTPHWVLDGQPWRAVSLEEPVSKPDMGLVALEAEGQELLLELEKNHRLLAPGYIETHYSPDGQPVVLAPNHTVRCFHGLWDAPPEDHCHYQGRVRGFPDSWVVLCTCSGMSGLITLSRNASYYLRPWPPRGSKDFSTHKIFRMEQLLTWKGACGHRDPGNKAGMTSLPGGPQSRDRREALRTRKYLELYIVADHTLFLTRHRNLNHTKQRLLEVANYVDQLLRTLDIQVVLAGLEVWTERDRSRVTQDANATLWAFLQWRRGLWAQRPHDSAQLLTGRAFQGATVGLAPVEGMCRAESSGGVSTVSPAGGGEGRDRRLYGRSDRPPTAPQDHSELPIGAAATMAHEIGHSLGLSHDPDGCCVEAAAESGGCVMAAATGHPFPRVFSACSRRQLRAFFRKGGGACLSNAPDPGLPVPPALCGNGFVEAGEECDCGSGQECRDLCCFAHNCSLRPGAQCAHGDCCVHCLLKPAGALCRQAMGDCDLPEFCTGTSSHCPPDVYLLDGSPCARGSGYCWDGACPTLEQQCQQLWGPGSHPAPEACFQVVNSAGDAHGNCGQDSEGHFLPCAGRDALCGKLQCQGGKPSLLTPHMVPVDSTVHLDGHKVTCRGALALPSAQLDLLGLGLVEPGTQCGPRMVCNSNHNCHCAPGWAPPFCDKPGFGGSMDSGPVQAENHDTFLLAMLLSVLLPLLPGAGLAWCCYRLPGAHLQRCSWGCRRDPACSGPKDGPHRDHPLGGIHPMELGPTATGQPWPLDPENSHEPSSHPEKPLPAVSPDPQDQVQMPRSCLW from the exons ATGGGCTGGAGGCCCCGGAGAGCTCGGGGGACCccgttgctgctgctgctactactgcTGCTGCTCTGGCCAGTGCCAAGCGCCGGGGTGCTTCAAG GACATATCCCTGGGCAGCCAGTCACCCCGCACTGGGTCCTGGATGGACAACCCTGGCGCGCCGTCAGCCTGGAGGAGCCG GTCTCGAAGCCAGACATGGGGCTGGTGGCCCTGGAGGCTGAAGGCCAGGAGCTCCTGCTTGAGCTGGAGAAGAACCA CAGGCTGCTGGCCCCAGGATACATAGAAACCCACTACAGCCCAGATGGGCAGCCAGTGGTGCTGGCCCCCAACCACACGGTGAGATGCTTCCATGGGCTCTGGGATGCACCCCCAGAG GATCATTGCCACTACCAAGGGCGAGTAAGGGGCTTCCCCGACTCCTGGGTAGTCCTCTGCACCTGCTCTGGGATGAG TGGCCTGATCACCCTCAGCAGGAATGCCAGCTATTATCTGCGTCCCTGGCCACCCCGGGGCTCCAAGGACTTCTCAACCCACAAGATCTTTCGGATGGAGCAGCTGCTCACCTGGAAAGGAGCCTGTGGCCACAGGGATCCTGGGAACAAAGCGGGCATGACCAGCCTTCCTGGTGGTCCCCAGAGCAGG GACAGGCGAGAAGCGCTCAGGACCCGGAAGTACCTGGAACTGTACATTGTGGCAGACCACACCCTG TTCTTGACTCGGCACCGAAACTTGAACCACACCAAACAGCGTCTCCTGGAAGTCGCCAACTACGTGGACCAG CTTCTCAGGACTCTGGACATTCAGGTGGTGCTGGCCGGCCTGGAAGTGTGGACCGAGCGGGACCGCAGCCGCGTCACGCAGGACGCCAACGCCACGCTCTGGGCCTTCCTGCAGTGGCGCCGGGGGCTGTGGGCGCAGCGGCCCCACGACTCCGCGCAGCTGCTCAC GGGCCGCGCCTTCCAGGGCGCCACAGTGGGCCTGGCGCCCGTCGAGGGCATGTGCCGCGCCGAGAGCTCGGGAGGCGTGAGCACGGTGAGCCCCGCGGGCGGGGGCGAGGGGAGAGACAGGAGACTCTACGGCCGCAGTGACCGCCCTCCCACGGCCCCGCAGGACCACTCGGAGCTCCCCATTGGCGCCGCAGCCACCATGGCCCATGAGATCGGCCACAGCCTCGGCCTCAGCCACGACCCCGACGGCTGCTGCGTGGAGGCTGCGGCCGAGTCCGGAGGCTGCGTCATGGCTGCGGCCACCGG GCACCCGTTTCCGCGCGTGTTCAGCGCCTGCAGCCGCCGCCAGCTGCGCGCCTTCTTCCGCAAGGGGGGCGGCGCTTGCCTCTCCAATGCCCCGGACCCCGGACTCCCGGTGCCGCCGGCGCTCTGCGGGAACGGCTTCGTGGAAGCGGGCGAGGAGTGTGACTGCGGCTCTGGCCAG GAGTGCCGCGACCTCTGCTGCTTTGCTCACAACTGCTCGCTGCGCCCGGGGGCCCAGTGCGCCCACGGAGACTGCTGCGTGCACTGCCTG CTGAAGCCGGCTGGAGCGCTGTGCCGCCAGGCCATGGGTGACTGTGACCTCCCTGAGTTTTGCACGGGCACCTCCTCCCACTGTCCCCCAGACGTTTACCTACTGGACGGCTCACCCTGTGCCAGGGGCAGTGGCTACTGCTGGGATGGCGCATGTCCCACGCTGGAGCAGCAGTGCCAGCAGCTCTGGGGGCCTG GCTCCCATCCAGCTCCCGAGGCCTGTTTCCAGGTGGTGAACTCTGCGGGAGATGCTCATGGAAACTGCGGCCAGGACAGCGAGGGCCACTTCCTGCCCTGTGCAGGGAG GGATGCCCTGTGTGGGAAGCTGCAGTGCCAGGGTGGAAAGCCCAGCCTGCTCACACCGCACATGGTGCCAGTGGACTCTACCGTTCACCTAGATGGCCACAAAGTGACCTGTCGGGGAGCCTTGGCACTCCCCAGTGCCCAGCTGGACCTGCTTGGCCTGGGCCTGGTAGAGCCAGGCACCCAGTGTGGACCTAGAATG GTTTGCAATAGCAACCATAactgccactgtgctccaggctgggctcCACCCTTCTGTGACAAGCCAGGCTTTGGTGGCAGCATGGACAGTGGCCCTGTGCAGGCTGAAA ACCATGACACCTTCCTGCTGGCCATGCTCCTCAGCGTCCTGCTGCCTCTGCTCCCAGGGGCCGGCCTGGCCTGGTGTTGCTACCGACTCCCAGGAGCCCATCTGCAGCGatgcagctggggctgcaggaggGACCCTGCGTGCAGTGG CCCCAAAGATGGCCCACACAGGGACCACCCCCTGGGCGGCATTCACCCCATGGAGTTGGGCCCCACAGCCACTGGACAGCCCTGGCCCCTGG ACCCTGAGAACTCTCATGAGCCCAGCAGCCACCCTGAGAAGCCTCTGCCAGCAGTCTCGCCTGACCCCCAAG ATCAAGTCCAGATGCCAAGATCCTGCCTCTGGTGA
- the ADAM33 gene encoding disintegrin and metalloproteinase domain-containing protein 33 isoform X19 has product MGWRPRRARGTPLLLLLLLLLLWPVPSAGVLQGHIPGQPVTPHWVLDGQPWRAVSLEEPVSKPDMGLVALEAEGQELLLELEKNHRLLAPGYIETHYSPDGQPVVLAPNHTVRCFHGLWDAPPEDHCHYQGRVRGFPDSWVVLCTCSGMSGLITLSRNASYYLRPWPPRGSKDFSTHKIFRMEQLLTWKGACGHRDPGNKAGMTSLPGGPQSRDRREALRTRKYLELYIVADHTLFLTRHRNLNHTKQRLLEVANYVDQLLRTLDIQVVLAGLEVWTERDRSRVTQDANATLWAFLQWRRGLWAQRPHDSAQLLTGRAFQGATVGLAPVEGMCRAESSGGVSTVSPAGGGEGRDRRLYGRSDRPPTAPQDHSELPIGAAATMAHEIGHSLGLSHDPDGCCVEAAAESGGCVMAAATGHPFPRVFSACSRRQLRAFFRKGGGACLSNAPDPGLPVPPALCGNGFVEAGEECDCGSGQECRDLCCFAHNCSLRPGAQCAHGDCCVHCLLKPAGALCRQAMGDCDLPEFCTGTSSHCPPDVYLLDGSPCARGSGYCWDGACPTLEQQCQQLWGPGSHPAPEACFQVVNSAGDAHGNCGQDSEGHFLPCAGRDALCGKLQCQGGKPSLLTPHMVPVDSTVHLDGHKVTCRGALALPSAQLDLLGLGLVEPGTQCGPRMVCNSNHNCHCAPGWAPPFCDKPGFGGSMDSGPVQAENHDTFLLAMLLSVLLPLLPGAGLAWCCYRLPGAHLQRCSWGCRRDPACSGPKDGPHRDHPLGGIHPMELGPTATGQPWPLDPENSHEPSSHPEKPLPAVSPDPQADQVQMPRSCLW; this is encoded by the exons ATGGGCTGGAGGCCCCGGAGAGCTCGGGGGACCccgttgctgctgctgctactactgcTGCTGCTCTGGCCAGTGCCAAGCGCCGGGGTGCTTCAAG GACATATCCCTGGGCAGCCAGTCACCCCGCACTGGGTCCTGGATGGACAACCCTGGCGCGCCGTCAGCCTGGAGGAGCCG GTCTCGAAGCCAGACATGGGGCTGGTGGCCCTGGAGGCTGAAGGCCAGGAGCTCCTGCTTGAGCTGGAGAAGAACCA CAGGCTGCTGGCCCCAGGATACATAGAAACCCACTACAGCCCAGATGGGCAGCCAGTGGTGCTGGCCCCCAACCACACGGTGAGATGCTTCCATGGGCTCTGGGATGCACCCCCAGAG GATCATTGCCACTACCAAGGGCGAGTAAGGGGCTTCCCCGACTCCTGGGTAGTCCTCTGCACCTGCTCTGGGATGAG TGGCCTGATCACCCTCAGCAGGAATGCCAGCTATTATCTGCGTCCCTGGCCACCCCGGGGCTCCAAGGACTTCTCAACCCACAAGATCTTTCGGATGGAGCAGCTGCTCACCTGGAAAGGAGCCTGTGGCCACAGGGATCCTGGGAACAAAGCGGGCATGACCAGCCTTCCTGGTGGTCCCCAGAGCAGG GACAGGCGAGAAGCGCTCAGGACCCGGAAGTACCTGGAACTGTACATTGTGGCAGACCACACCCTG TTCTTGACTCGGCACCGAAACTTGAACCACACCAAACAGCGTCTCCTGGAAGTCGCCAACTACGTGGACCAG CTTCTCAGGACTCTGGACATTCAGGTGGTGCTGGCCGGCCTGGAAGTGTGGACCGAGCGGGACCGCAGCCGCGTCACGCAGGACGCCAACGCCACGCTCTGGGCCTTCCTGCAGTGGCGCCGGGGGCTGTGGGCGCAGCGGCCCCACGACTCCGCGCAGCTGCTCAC GGGCCGCGCCTTCCAGGGCGCCACAGTGGGCCTGGCGCCCGTCGAGGGCATGTGCCGCGCCGAGAGCTCGGGAGGCGTGAGCACGGTGAGCCCCGCGGGCGGGGGCGAGGGGAGAGACAGGAGACTCTACGGCCGCAGTGACCGCCCTCCCACGGCCCCGCAGGACCACTCGGAGCTCCCCATTGGCGCCGCAGCCACCATGGCCCATGAGATCGGCCACAGCCTCGGCCTCAGCCACGACCCCGACGGCTGCTGCGTGGAGGCTGCGGCCGAGTCCGGAGGCTGCGTCATGGCTGCGGCCACCGG GCACCCGTTTCCGCGCGTGTTCAGCGCCTGCAGCCGCCGCCAGCTGCGCGCCTTCTTCCGCAAGGGGGGCGGCGCTTGCCTCTCCAATGCCCCGGACCCCGGACTCCCGGTGCCGCCGGCGCTCTGCGGGAACGGCTTCGTGGAAGCGGGCGAGGAGTGTGACTGCGGCTCTGGCCAG GAGTGCCGCGACCTCTGCTGCTTTGCTCACAACTGCTCGCTGCGCCCGGGGGCCCAGTGCGCCCACGGAGACTGCTGCGTGCACTGCCTG CTGAAGCCGGCTGGAGCGCTGTGCCGCCAGGCCATGGGTGACTGTGACCTCCCTGAGTTTTGCACGGGCACCTCCTCCCACTGTCCCCCAGACGTTTACCTACTGGACGGCTCACCCTGTGCCAGGGGCAGTGGCTACTGCTGGGATGGCGCATGTCCCACGCTGGAGCAGCAGTGCCAGCAGCTCTGGGGGCCTG GCTCCCATCCAGCTCCCGAGGCCTGTTTCCAGGTGGTGAACTCTGCGGGAGATGCTCATGGAAACTGCGGCCAGGACAGCGAGGGCCACTTCCTGCCCTGTGCAGGGAG GGATGCCCTGTGTGGGAAGCTGCAGTGCCAGGGTGGAAAGCCCAGCCTGCTCACACCGCACATGGTGCCAGTGGACTCTACCGTTCACCTAGATGGCCACAAAGTGACCTGTCGGGGAGCCTTGGCACTCCCCAGTGCCCAGCTGGACCTGCTTGGCCTGGGCCTGGTAGAGCCAGGCACCCAGTGTGGACCTAGAATG GTTTGCAATAGCAACCATAactgccactgtgctccaggctgggctcCACCCTTCTGTGACAAGCCAGGCTTTGGTGGCAGCATGGACAGTGGCCCTGTGCAGGCTGAAA ACCATGACACCTTCCTGCTGGCCATGCTCCTCAGCGTCCTGCTGCCTCTGCTCCCAGGGGCCGGCCTGGCCTGGTGTTGCTACCGACTCCCAGGAGCCCATCTGCAGCGatgcagctggggctgcaggaggGACCCTGCGTGCAGTGG CCCCAAAGATGGCCCACACAGGGACCACCCCCTGGGCGGCATTCACCCCATGGAGTTGGGCCCCACAGCCACTGGACAGCCCTGGCCCCTGG ACCCTGAGAACTCTCATGAGCCCAGCAGCCACCCTGAGAAGCCTCTGCCAGCAGTCTCGCCTGACCCCCAAG CAGATCAAGTCCAGATGCCAAGATCCTGCCTCTGGTGA
- the ADAM33 gene encoding disintegrin and metalloproteinase domain-containing protein 33 isoform X5, which produces MGWRPRRARGTPLLLLLLLLLLWPVPSAGVLQGHIPGQPVTPHWVLDGQPWRAVSLEEPVSKPDMGLVALEAEGQELLLELEKNQLLAPGYIETHYSPDGQPVVLAPNHTDHCHYQGRVRGFPDSWVVLCTCSGMSGLITLSRNASYYLRPWPPRGSKDFSTHKIFRMEQLLTWKGACGHRDPGNKAGMTSLPGGPQSRDRREALRTRKYLELYIVADHTLFLTRHRNLNHTKQRLLEVANYVDQLLRTLDIQVVLAGLEVWTERDRSRVTQDANATLWAFLQWRRGLWAQRPHDSAQLLTGRAFQGATVGLAPVEGMCRAESSGGVSTVSPAGGGEGRDRRLYGRSDRPPTAPQDHSELPIGAAATMAHEIGHSLGLSHDPDGCCVEAAAESGGCVMAAATGHPFPRVFSACSRRQLRAFFRKGGGACLSNAPDPGLPVPPALCGNGFVEAGEECDCGSGQVKSARPAPTCPLRSGLGRCAVTWSLLAFLVPGVPRPLLLCSQLLAAPGGPVRPRRLLRALPGSPVGCWAWVGLAPPAPSRALDMDLSLHVASLCLPHHPSPAQLKPAGALCRQAMGDCDLPEFCTGTSSHCPPDVYLLDGSPCARGSGYCWDGACPTLEQQCQQLWGPGSHPAPEACFQVVNSAGDAHGNCGQDSEGHFLPCAGRDALCGKLQCQGGKPSLLTPHMVPVDSTVHLDGHKVTCRGALALPSAQLDLLGLGLVEPGTQCGPRMVCQSRRCRKNAFQELQRCLTACHSHGVCNSNHNCHCAPGWAPPFCDKPGFGGSMDSGPVQAENHDTFLLAMLLSVLLPLLPGAGLAWCCYRLPGAHLQRCSWGCRRDPACSGPKDGPHRDHPLGGIHPMELGPTATGQPWPLDPENSHEPSSHPEKPLPAVSPDPQADQVQMPRSCLW; this is translated from the exons ATGGGCTGGAGGCCCCGGAGAGCTCGGGGGACCccgttgctgctgctgctactactgcTGCTGCTCTGGCCAGTGCCAAGCGCCGGGGTGCTTCAAG GACATATCCCTGGGCAGCCAGTCACCCCGCACTGGGTCCTGGATGGACAACCCTGGCGCGCCGTCAGCCTGGAGGAGCCG GTCTCGAAGCCAGACATGGGGCTGGTGGCCCTGGAGGCTGAAGGCCAGGAGCTCCTGCTTGAGCTGGAGAAGAACCA GCTGCTGGCCCCAGGATACATAGAAACCCACTACAGCCCAGATGGGCAGCCAGTGGTGCTGGCCCCCAACCACACG GATCATTGCCACTACCAAGGGCGAGTAAGGGGCTTCCCCGACTCCTGGGTAGTCCTCTGCACCTGCTCTGGGATGAG TGGCCTGATCACCCTCAGCAGGAATGCCAGCTATTATCTGCGTCCCTGGCCACCCCGGGGCTCCAAGGACTTCTCAACCCACAAGATCTTTCGGATGGAGCAGCTGCTCACCTGGAAAGGAGCCTGTGGCCACAGGGATCCTGGGAACAAAGCGGGCATGACCAGCCTTCCTGGTGGTCCCCAGAGCAGG GACAGGCGAGAAGCGCTCAGGACCCGGAAGTACCTGGAACTGTACATTGTGGCAGACCACACCCTG TTCTTGACTCGGCACCGAAACTTGAACCACACCAAACAGCGTCTCCTGGAAGTCGCCAACTACGTGGACCAG CTTCTCAGGACTCTGGACATTCAGGTGGTGCTGGCCGGCCTGGAAGTGTGGACCGAGCGGGACCGCAGCCGCGTCACGCAGGACGCCAACGCCACGCTCTGGGCCTTCCTGCAGTGGCGCCGGGGGCTGTGGGCGCAGCGGCCCCACGACTCCGCGCAGCTGCTCAC GGGCCGCGCCTTCCAGGGCGCCACAGTGGGCCTGGCGCCCGTCGAGGGCATGTGCCGCGCCGAGAGCTCGGGAGGCGTGAGCACGGTGAGCCCCGCGGGCGGGGGCGAGGGGAGAGACAGGAGACTCTACGGCCGCAGTGACCGCCCTCCCACGGCCCCGCAGGACCACTCGGAGCTCCCCATTGGCGCCGCAGCCACCATGGCCCATGAGATCGGCCACAGCCTCGGCCTCAGCCACGACCCCGACGGCTGCTGCGTGGAGGCTGCGGCCGAGTCCGGAGGCTGCGTCATGGCTGCGGCCACCGG GCACCCGTTTCCGCGCGTGTTCAGCGCCTGCAGCCGCCGCCAGCTGCGCGCCTTCTTCCGCAAGGGGGGCGGCGCTTGCCTCTCCAATGCCCCGGACCCCGGACTCCCGGTGCCGCCGGCGCTCTGCGGGAACGGCTTCGTGGAAGCGGGCGAGGAGTGTGACTGCGGCTCTGGCCAGGTTAAGTCGGCTCGCCCGGCCCCCACTTGCCCTCTCCGCTCAGGTCTGGGGCGCTGCGCCGTCACCTGGTCCCTTCTTGCCTTTCTGGTCCCAGGAGTGCCGCGACCTCTGCTGCTTTGCTCACAACTGCTCGCTGCGCCCGGGGGCCCAGTGCGCCCACGGAGACTGCTGCGTGCACTGCCTG GTTCCCCCGTTGGGTGCTGGGCTTGGGTAGGCCTGGCTCCCCCAGCTCCGAGCCGCGCTCTGGACATGGACCTCTCACTGCACGTGgcctctctctgccttccccaCCACCCGTCACCTGCGCAGCTGAAGCCGGCTGGAGCGCTGTGCCGCCAGGCCATGGGTGACTGTGACCTCCCTGAGTTTTGCACGGGCACCTCCTCCCACTGTCCCCCAGACGTTTACCTACTGGACGGCTCACCCTGTGCCAGGGGCAGTGGCTACTGCTGGGATGGCGCATGTCCCACGCTGGAGCAGCAGTGCCAGCAGCTCTGGGGGCCTG GCTCCCATCCAGCTCCCGAGGCCTGTTTCCAGGTGGTGAACTCTGCGGGAGATGCTCATGGAAACTGCGGCCAGGACAGCGAGGGCCACTTCCTGCCCTGTGCAGGGAG GGATGCCCTGTGTGGGAAGCTGCAGTGCCAGGGTGGAAAGCCCAGCCTGCTCACACCGCACATGGTGCCAGTGGACTCTACCGTTCACCTAGATGGCCACAAAGTGACCTGTCGGGGAGCCTTGGCACTCCCCAGTGCCCAGCTGGACCTGCTTGGCCTGGGCCTGGTAGAGCCAGGCACCCAGTGTGGACCTAGAATG GTGTGCCAGAGCAGGCGCTGCAGGAAGAATGCCTTCCAGGAGCTTCAGCGCTGTCTGACTGCCTGCCACAGCCACGGG GTTTGCAATAGCAACCATAactgccactgtgctccaggctgggctcCACCCTTCTGTGACAAGCCAGGCTTTGGTGGCAGCATGGACAGTGGCCCTGTGCAGGCTGAAA ACCATGACACCTTCCTGCTGGCCATGCTCCTCAGCGTCCTGCTGCCTCTGCTCCCAGGGGCCGGCCTGGCCTGGTGTTGCTACCGACTCCCAGGAGCCCATCTGCAGCGatgcagctggggctgcaggaggGACCCTGCGTGCAGTGG CCCCAAAGATGGCCCACACAGGGACCACCCCCTGGGCGGCATTCACCCCATGGAGTTGGGCCCCACAGCCACTGGACAGCCCTGGCCCCTGG ACCCTGAGAACTCTCATGAGCCCAGCAGCCACCCTGAGAAGCCTCTGCCAGCAGTCTCGCCTGACCCCCAAG CAGATCAAGTCCAGATGCCAAGATCCTGCCTCTGGTGA